Within bacterium, the genomic segment CGGCGGCCAGGAAGTGGTCCTCGACCCGGTCGTCGGGCACGTAGCCGTCGACGAAACGGATGATGTCGGCGGCGCCGCAGCCGGCGATCCTCTCCCGGTAGGGCCGTGCGTCGCCGTAGACGTCGCCCACGATCAGCAGACGCAGGGCGTCGCCGTACCGGCCGCGCAACAGGGGCGCCGCGTCGATCAGGTGCTCGACGCCCTTGTAGGCCTTGATGAAGCCGAAGTAGAGCACCACGCGCGCGTCGGCGGGCAGGTCCAGGGCCGCCCGCGCCTCGGGCCTGGTCTTGCGCGGGCGTCCGGGCACGCCGAAATCGTAGACCGGATGGGGACAGTCGCGCACCCGGGCCGGGTCCACACCGGGCAGGATGGCGAAGAGGTCGCGCCGCACCTGGCCGCTCTGGGCCACGTAGCCGGCGGCGGGTCCCAGGGCCCAGCGCGTCAGCGCCGCGGCGAAGGGGTACCTCTCGTGTGCGACGACATTGTCCAGGATGTAGACGACCGGCACGCCGCGCCCGCGCAGCCTGCGCGCCACCGCGCCGAAGCCCGGCGCGAAAAAAGGCAGCCAGTACTTGACGATCACGGCCTCGACACCAGCGCCGAGCAGGTCGTCGGCGGTCCGTCGCCAGCTCCGGGGGGACCACGGCGTGAAACGCAGGGAATCTGGCCGGGGCATCCAGGGCGCGGTGTCGCCGGTCTGGCTGCTGCCCGGGAAGATCGCGCCGGGATACTGGCGGCGGAATCCCGCCCAGTGGATCGCGTGGCCCCGCTCGCCCAGGGCGCGGTGCAGCATGGCCACGTAGGTGACGATGCCGCCGCGGAAGGGCGGCGCAGGTCCCAGCAGGCCCAGTCTCATCCCGCCTCCAGCCGGCGGACGACGGCGGCGCGGACCGTCCGGGGCGTCAACGTCTCCAGGCAAAAGGTCGGCTGGGTGCAGCGCGGCCGGAAGAAGCACTTGCAGTCCTGCGGCGGCGCGACGATCTCGCCGCGCCCGTAGAGCTCGAACTCGGCCGGGTTGAAGATGTTGTTCAACAGCACGAGCTGCTTGCCCAGTCCTATCGCGAGGTGCATGGCCATGGTCACGGCCGTCACCACCGCGTCGCAGCGGTTCATCACGGCCG encodes:
- a CDS encoding glycosyltransferase; this encodes MRLGLLGPAPPFRGGIVTYVAMLHRALGERGHAIHWAGFRRQYPGAIFPGSSQTGDTAPWMPRPDSLRFTPWSPRSWRRTADDLLGAGVEAVIVKYWLPFFAPGFGAVARRLRGRGVPVVYILDNVVAHERYPFAAALTRWALGPAAGYVAQSGQVRRDLFAILPGVDPARVRDCPHPVYDFGVPGRPRKTRPEARAALDLPADARVVLYFGFIKAYKGVEHLIDAAPLLRGRYGDALRLLIVGDVYGDARPYRERIAGCGAADIIRFVDGYVPDDRVEDHFLAADLVVLPYVSATQSGIVQIAYNYDKPVVSTRVGGLPEVVLDGRTGYLVPPGDPAALAAAVARFFDEDRAADFAAAVAVEKEKYGWSRMVDTLEDLIGAAS